The following are encoded together in the Deltaproteobacteria bacterium genome:
- a CDS encoding transposase has translation MHSLLLNEVARGEEAESFYNRLMDLETALNGKTVRGDPYRHSDIVLGKFKRYFNVHVEERTISLTRRKNAISQAVNRFGKIILIASKRMEWDEMLSIYKEREGIERQYRCLKTELEA, from the coding sequence ATGCATAGTCTCCTCCTCAACGAGGTCGCCAGAGGGGAGGAGGCCGAGAGCTTCTACAACCGCCTGATGGACCTTGAGACGGCATTGAACGGGAAGACGGTGAGGGGTGACCCGTACAGGCACTCGGACATCGTGCTGGGGAAATTCAAGCGGTACTTCAATGTTCACGTGGAAGAGAGGACGATCTCCCTGACCAGGAGGAAGAACGCCATCTCCCAGGCGGTGAACCGCTTCGGAAAGATCATTCTGATCGCTTCCAAGAGAATGGAATGGGACGAGATGCTGTCCATCTACAAGGAGAGGGAGGGGATCGAGAGGCAGTACAGGTGCCTGAAGACAGAGCTGGAGGCGA